CAAAAGTCAAGGAAAGTTAGGGCGTCGGGGTGCCTTTGCCTGGTCAAGGCCCTGAAACTAAGAACCTTTTTTCGACCGGTTCTTTTTTCTCTGGGTTCCGCCCATATAGAGGTGATGACCCGCCTCCGTTACCATCGCTGAAGCCCGCCGTGCCGATCACCCGCCGCCGCCTGTTTGGACTGCTTGCCGGGGCCGGCGCCTTGGTCGGCGTGTCCTCCCTCTGGATGTCCCGCATGAAAACCTATGACGGTCCCGCCTCCGATCATTTCGACGGCCTGACCTTTTTCGATCCGGACGGCGCGCCGCCGAAATCGCTTCGCGAGGTGCTGCGCTGGCAGCTCGGCGGCAAGCGGCAGCGCGCCACATGGCCGGACTGGGCTCCCAGCCCCCACGCCGATACCCCGCCGGCGCGGGTCGATGGCGGCAACGTGCGGCTCTCCTTCGTCGGCCACGCCAGCTGGCTGATCCAGACCGGCGGCCTCAATATTCTGGTCGATCCCGTCTGGTCGGAGCGAGTCTCGCCGGTCGCCTGGGCCGGGCCGAAGCGGCACAATGATCCCGGCATCGCGTTCGAGAAGCTGCCGAAGATCGATGTCGTGCTGGTCTCGCACGGGCATTACGATCATCTGGACATTGCGACGCTGTCGCGGCTCACGAAGAATTTCGCCCCGCGCGTGGTCACCCCGCTCGGCAACGACGTGACGATGCGCAGCTGGGATTCCACGATCAGGGTGGAAGCCTTCGACTGGCACGACCGCGTCGAGCTCGGCGGCGGCGTCGCCGTGCATCTGGTGCCGACGCGGCACTGGACGGCGCGCGGCATGTTCGATCGCAACAAGGCGCTATGGGCGAGCTTCGTGCTGGAGACACCGGCCGGCAAAGTCTACGTTGTCTGCGATTCCGGCTACGGCGACGGCACGCATTTTCGGCGCGTCGCCGAGAAGCATGGACCGCTGCGCCTGGCGATCCTGCCCATCGGCGCCTACGAGCCGCGCTGGTTCATGCGAGACCAGCACATGAATCCGGCGGATGCGGTGAAGGCGCTGGCCGATTGCGGCGCCGAGGCCGCGCTCGGGCATCACCACGGCACGTTCCAGCTCACGGACGAAGCAATCGATGCGCCGGCGAAGGCGCTGGTCGAAGCGCTGGATGCGGCGAAAATTCCGCAGGAGCGGTTCGTGGCGATGATGCCGGGGCAGGTGGTGGAGATTTAACGCTCTACGCGCGCACTGCTCGTGCCCCGGACGCAGCGCAGCGCTACTTCAGCGGTGCGCTGCAGAGCCGGGGCCCATGCCACAGCAATGTACGGTGCCGCTTCCTGGGTCCCGGCTCTGCGCAGCGTCACTGCGTGCCGCAGCGCGTCCGGGACACGAGACCTATTGCTCTTTGGCCTTGATCGCCCAGCTCACATTCACCGTGACGGACAGCGTCTCCTCGCCCGGCGCGACGGCCGCCTGCGGCGCTGCCGCCATCGGCGCCGCCATGCGGCCCTTGAACAGCGGCACGGGGCCGCCGCCTTCGATGACACTGAGCGGCGCGCCCAGCGTGACGCCGGTGGCCCTGGCGTAAACTTCGGCCTTGCGCCGCGCATCGGCCACGGCCTGCTCGCGTGCGTCGTCGAGCAGCTTCGACGCCTGCGTCACCTCGAACGAAATATTGCCGATGTCGTTGGCGCCGGCGCTCACCAGCGTGTCGATGATGCCCGCGACCTTGGTCACGTCGCGGATCTTGACGGTGACGCGGTTGGAGGCGCGGAACCCGACGACCGGGGACGCGCCGGTGGATTTGTTCTGGCCGTATTGCGGCTGCAGCGACAGGCGCGAGGTTTGGTAATCCTTCTCGGCAAGGCCCGCGCCCTTGAGCGCGAGCAGCACCTTGCCCATGGCCGCGTTGTTGGCGTCGGAGGCTTCCTTCGCCGTCTTGGCGTCACTGGCAACGCCGGCATCGATCTGCGCGAGATCCGGCGCTACGGAAACATTGGCTTCGCCGCTCACCGAAATGGCGGACGGGAAATCATCGGCGAGCGCAGGCGTTGCCAGCAGCGTGGCGAAAACGGTGGCGAGGGAAGTAACGACTACGGCAGGCTTATTCATCATTCTCACTTCAGTGGCACGAAAACGTTGATCACGAGCTTGTCCTCAGCGGTCTTCAGGGGATCGGTGAGGTATTCCTCGATGAAGGTGTCCTTGGCTTCGAGTCTCTTGTCGTCGAGGTGATTGGTGATCGCCTCATAGGTGTTGTCCATGTTGTCGTAGGAACCGCGATGGACGAATTTCAGGGCCTTGCCATCCGGCGATTTGCCGATGCTCATGTCCTTGGGCAAGCTCTTGGGATCCTGATCGACCGGGATCTCGGCGAGGAAGGTGAAGCCGGTATCGTCGGTCGAGGTGTAGACGATCATCGAATTGCCGGCTTGCTTGATGCCCTGCTTGTCCAGCAGCGTGTTCAGCGCCTTGAAGGCATCGACCAGCGTGTCGAAGGCCGAGTCCCAATTGGCGGTGCCCTTGACCATCACGACTTTTCTGGATTCGAGCGTGGTCTCGAGGCCAAACGGATCGGCGGTCTGCACCGGAGCGGGCGTTGTGGCGGCGGCAGGCGGCGGTGCCGCCGGGCTGGGTGAGGCGCTGGCTGCGGGCGAGGGCGACGTCGCCGGGGCAGGCGAAGCGCTGGCCGCAGGCGATGGCGCCGGTGAGGGCGTTGCCGCAGGCGCAGGCGAGGCACTCGCGGCCGGGGAGGGGGAAGCCGATGGGGCCGGCGAGGGACTTGCCATGGGACTTGCCGAGCCGGCCGGTGCCGGGCTCGAGGTTTGCGCCAGAGCGCCAGGCAGGCCAAACGACAAGGCTGCTGCCGGGATCAGCGCGGCCAGAGCGAGACGACGAAACCTGAACATTTTATTCTCCCCAAGGCCTTAACGCTAAGGTCTTATCGACCAAGGCCTAAATCCGTCTTTGCGCCCAGTCGCGCCCCGGCTCGCGCGAGCGCGCCGTTCTAACACGCGAGCGCCGAATTCGTCCCATGACAGATGCGTCATGGCAGGCCTCCCGACAGCCCCCTGGCGACCGGCGGCAAGACACTGGCCAAGCCGGCAAGGATCGCCATATAAGGCAGGCGAAATTCGGGAATTTTCATGAGCGCGCTGGCCAACCACGCATTTGCCAAGATGAACGGCATCGGCAACGAGATCGTCGTTGTCGACATGCGCGCGTCCACGGCAAAGGTGACGCCGGACGACGCGCGCGCGGTGGCGTCCGCGAAGGGCGGCGTGGCCTATGATCAGCTCATGGTGCTGCAGAAGCCGCGGCTGGACGGCACCGAAGCCTTCATCCGCATCTACAACAATGACGGCTCGGAGGCCGGCGCCTGCGGCAACGGCATGCGCTGCGTGGTGCGCCGCATCTTCGAAAAGACCGGCCAGACCACTGCGACTTTCGAGACGGAAGCGGGACTGCTCAATGCCTGGCAGGGTCCCGCGCCGGATCTCTACACCGTGGACATGGGTGCGCCGAAGTTCGGCTGGCAGGACATTCCGCTGGCGGAAGAGTTCCGCGACACCCGCTACATCGAATTGCAGATCGGGCCGATCGACAATCCGATTCTGCATTCGCCCTCGGTGGTGAGCATGGGCAATCCGCATGCGATCTTCTGGGTGGACGACGTCAATGCCTACGATCTCGAGCGCTTCGGTCCGCTGCTCGAAAACCATCCGATCTTCCCGGAGCGCGCCAACATCACGCTCGCCCATATCGTCGATCCCCAGCACATCACGATCCGCACCTGGGAGCGCGGTGCCGGCCTGACCAGGGCCTGCGGCTCGGCGGCCTGCGCCACGGCGGTTGCCGCGGCGCGCCTGAAGCGGGTCGAGCGCAATGTCGAGATCACGCTGCCCGGCGGCAAGCTCGGCATCGAATGGCGCGAGCGCGACGACCACGTGCTGATGACGGGCACAGCGACGTTCGAATATGAAGGCAAATTCGATCCTGCGCTGTTCGCGCAGGCCGGCTGATGGCCGTCGACATCGTCACCTTCGGCTGCCGCCTCAATGCCTTCGAGGCCGAGGTGATCCGCCGTGAGGCAGAAGGTGCGGGCCTTTCAGATACGATTGTCATCAATAGCTGCGCCGTCACCAACGAGGCGGTGGCGCAGGCGCGGCAATCGATCCGCAAGCTGAAGCGCGAACGTCCCGGTGCCCGCATCGTCGTCACCGGCTGCGCGGCGCAGACGCAAAGCTCGATGTTCGCCGATATGACCGAAGTCGATCGCGTCGTCGGCAACGACGACAAGATGCGCTCGTCTGCGTGGCGGGAGACGCGCAGCGCTTTCGACCTCGGCGCCAGCGAGAAGATCGCCGTCAGCGACATCATGGCCATCAGGGAGATGGCACCGCATCTCGTCGACGGCTACGCAAGCGGCCTGCCGCGCGTGTTCGTGCAGGTGCAGAACGGCTGCGACCATCGCTGCACCTTCTGCATCATTCCCTACGGCCGCGGCAATTCGCGCTCCGTGCCGATGGGTGCGGTGGTCGAGCAGGTGCGGACGCTGGTCGAACGCGGTCATGCCGAGATCGTGCTGACCGGCGTCGACCTCACCAGCTATGGCACTGATCTGCCCGGCGCACCGAAACTCGGCATGCTGACGAAGCAGATCTTGCGGCACGTGCCGGAGCTGAGGCGCCTGCGCATCTCCTCGATCGATTCGATCGAGGCGGATGACGATCTGCTCGATGCCGTCGCTGATGATGCGCGGCTGATGCCGCATCTGCATCTGTCGCTGCAATCCGGCGACGACATGATTCTGAAGCGCATGAAGCGGCGGCATTCGCGGCAGGATGCGATCGCATTCTGCGACCAGGTGCGCCGCTTGCGCCCGGATATCGCCTTCGGCGCCGACATCATCGCGGGCTTCCCGACCGAGAGCGAGGAGATGTTCTCGCGCTCGCTCGATCTCGTCGACGAATGCGGCCTGACCTTCCTGCACGTCTTTCCCTATTCGCCGCGCCCCGGCACGCCGGCCGCAAAGATGCCCCAGGTGGCGGGGGCCCTCATCAAGGAACGCGCGAAGCGGCTGCGTGCCGCAGGCGAAGCGGCATTGCGCAAACGGCTGCAAGCCGAGATCGGTGCAGCGCGCGAGGTGCTGATCGAGAGCGAGGCGCAGGGGCGGACGGAGCACTATCTGCCGGTGGCGATTGCGGGCGAGCGCGTGGGAAGCGTGGTGCCGCTGCGGATCGTCGGCAGCGATGGCGAGCGGCTGACCACATAATCAGCCGCGGTGAATTGCGCCGCGCTATATCCCCGCCATCCCCGCCGTCGTCCCTGCGCACGCAGGGACCCATACCGCGTGATTTATCGCCTGCGGACGGTCGAAGTACCGAACGACGAATCTTCGCCAAACTGCTTCCTGTGGTTATGGGTCCCTGCGTGCGCAGAGACGACCCCGGGGGTGGGATGCAGTGTGTTCCAAAACCAGCACGCGCCTTACGACGCCCGCACCTGCCAGAATCGCAGCGTGCGCCGCGCATTATCCAGTGTCATGTGCGCATAGTGAGCTTGCGCGCGCGCGAGATCCGCCGGCTTCATGGCTCCGGTCGCAAAGCGGCTTTCGAGTACGGCGGTGGTGGTTTCCCAGTTGAGCTGCGCCGCCTTGCACGCCACCAGCAGGCCGTCATCGCGCAGGCTCTGCATCAGCGGGCGAATGACCTCGACGGTCGATCCGGACAGCGCCGCCAGGGCGGCGGCGGTCTCCTCATAGCGTCGCTGCGTGGCGAAGCCGAACAGCGTTGCCTCGCTCAGTTGGCCGGTTGCCTTGAGCATGGCAATCGCACGCTTGGCACCTTCGAAATCGCGGACGGCCGACATCTCGCGCTCGACGCCGACGGCGGTGGCCGCGATCGCGCTCTGGATTTCCTCGAACAGATGAGGCGGCGCGCGCGACAGCAGGCGGGCGCGCACGGCATCGGTCGCCGAGTGCAGCAACCGGCGGCGCAGCTCCGACGGCAGGTCCACGCGGACGCCGACGCTGACGGCAAGTTCGGGATCCGACTCGGCCTGGGCGACCATGACGGCGAAGCCGTTTCCGGAGACGCGCGCGCCGGGATTGGCGGCGAGCCGCCGGCTGACACTGGGGTAGCGGCGCGCCAGCAACGCGTCGGTGACGATCTCCTTCAGCCACCAGCGGCCGGCCATCGCGAGCAGATGCGGCTCGCCCTTGGATGATGCGATCTTCACCAACTCGCCGTCGTCGAGACGGGCGGATTCTTGCAGCACGGGACCGGCGATGCGGATCTCGTCATTGCTGGCGAGGCGGCGGACCACCGAGGGCGGCGCCTGTGCAATCGGCGCCAGTTGTGCGCTGATCTCGGCGAGCGCGATCCGTGCACCCATGTCGGCAAGCGCCCGCAGCTCGATGGTGCCGATCAGGCGCTCGAGCACCTCGTCGAACAGCGCGATCTGCTCGTCGTCGAAACTGCCGGCGGAGGACAGGAACAGAGCGGTGACGCGCCGGGCGGTCTCCAGGCCCTTTTCCGCCGAGCCTGCTCGAATGGCGGATTCGACCTCGTCGATGATCGATAGCTCGGCCTTGGACATCACGCCTCGCTCGTCCTGAGCGGTTACGGAAGCTTGTTCTAAGCAACCGCAATCATTAGAGGCGAGCACTGAAGGTTTGGTAAACCATGGACCGGTAGCCGGGCACTGCGCACTCCCCCCGACCACTGCTCCTCATGCCGAGGAGGCCGGCGAAGCGGGCGTCTCGAAGGATCGCCACAGGCGCTGACGCGCCCCTCACCATGAGGGTTGGGCGGCTGGGCTATTCCCCGTTCCACCCGCAGGCCCTGAGCTTTTCGTGCATGTGGGGCGGGGCCGGCGCTACGACGCGGACGGGTTCCTTGTTCCGGGAGATCGGCACCACGATCTCGCGGGAATGCAGGTGCAGCTTCGGCTCGCCGAAGCGCGGGCCGTTGCCGTAGATGTTATCGCCGAAGATCGGCCAGCCGGTCGCGGCCGAATGCACCCGCAATTGATGGGTCCGGCCGGTGACCGGTTCCATGGCGAGCCAAGTCAGACCGTCGCCGCGGCCCATCACCTTCCAGTTCGTGATCGCCTTCTGCCCCTCCGGATCGGGCTTTTGCCACCATCCGCGCTCGGCGTTGAGCCGGCCGAGCGGCATGTCGATGATGCCCTCGTCCTCGGCGGGGCCGCCCTCGACCACGGTCCAGTAGGTCTTGCCGATCTTGCCGTGCTTGAAGAGCAGGCCGAGCGAAGCGGTGGCCTTGCGATGGCGGCCGAGCACGAGGCAGCCCGAGGTGTCCTTGTCCAGCCGGTGAGCCAGCACCGGCGGCCGCGGCAGGCCGAAACGCAATGCGTCGAACGAGGCCTCCAGATTGGCGCCGCCCTTCGGGCCGCGATGCACCGGCAGGCCCGACGGCTTGTCGATGACCAGCATCAGCCCGTCGCGATGGAGCACGCGCGACAAAATCTCCTCGGCGGTCAGTTCGGGAACATCGAGCAATTGCAAGACTTTCGTTTAATCGCCGGAACGGCTAACACACCCCCGCCATGAACGATACCTCCGAGACCCCCAAGCTGAGCTGGTGGCGCCGCCTGTCCAACGGGCTGAAGCGCACCTCGTCCTCGCTCGGGACCGCGGTCGCCGACCTCGTCACCAAGCGCAAGCTCGACCGCGCCATGCTCGATGACATCGAGGACGTGCTGCTGCGCGCCGATCTCGGGACCTCCGTCGCGGTCCGGATTGCCGATGCCGTCGGCACCGGCCGTTATGACAAGGCGATCTCGGCGGACGAGGTCAAGGACGTGGTTGCGACCGAGGTCGAGAAGGTGCTGGCGCCGGTGGCGAGGCCGCTCGAGATCGACACGGCCAGGAAGCCGTTCGTGATTCTGGTGGTCGGGGTCAACGGCTCCGGCAAGACCACGACCATCGGAAAACTCTCGCAAAAATTTGCCTCCGAAGGCCGCAAGGTGATGCTGGCCGCCGGCGACACGTTTCGCGCCGCAGCCATCGAGCAGCTCAAGGTGTGGGGCGAGCGGACGAAGACGCCCGTCATCGCCGGCGCGCAGGGCTCGGATTCGGCGAGCCTTGCCTTCAACGCGCTGACGGCGGCGAAGGAGCAGGGCATCGACGTGCTCCTGATCGACACCGCCGGGCGGCTGCAAAACAAGGCCGAGCTGATGAACGAGCTCGAAAAGGTCGTGCGCGTCATCCGCAAGGTGGATGACACCGCGCCGCATGCGGTGCTGCTGGTGCTCGACGCCACCGTCGGCCAGAACGCGCTGTCGCAGGTCGAGGCCTTTCACCGCACTGCCGGCGTCACCGGCCTCGTGATGACCAAGCTCGACGGCACCGCGCGCGGCGGCATTCTGGTGGCGCTCGCGGAAAAATTCAAACTGCCGGTGCATTTCATCGGCGTCGGCGAAGGCGTCGACGATCTCGCGCCGTTCACCGCGCGCGATTTCGCCCGCGCCATCGCCGGAATCGAAAGCTAGAGATGGACAAGACCCAGCCGCATCCGCTGTTCAAGCTGGCGACCGAGCTCGGTCCGCTGCTCGTGTTCTTCTTCGTGAACGCGAAGTTCAATCTGTTCGCCGCGACCGGCGCCTTCATGGTGGCGATCGTGGCGGCGATGGCCGCGTCCTACATGGTGACGCGCCATGTCCCGATGATGGCGATCGTGACGGGTGTGATCGTGTTGGTGTTCGGCACGCTGACGCTGGTGCTGCACGACGAGACCTTCATCAAGTTCAAGCCGACCATCATCTACGGCCTGTTCGCCGCGATCCTCGGCGGCGGCCTGCTGTTCGGCCGTTCCTTCATCGCCGTGATGTTCGACCAGGTGTTCAATCTGACGCCGCAGGGCTGGCGCATCCTGACGCTGCGCTGGGCGCTGTTCTTCGCCGGCATGGCGGTGCTGAACGAGATCATCTGGCGAACCCAGAGCACGGATTTCTGGGTGAACTTCAAGGTCTTCGGCGTCCTGCCGCTGACCGCCATCTTCGGCGTGATTCAGATGCCGCTGATCAAGCGCTATCATCTCGAACCGGCGTCGCTGGAGGCGAGCGAGGCCGAGGCGGGGGACGTCACGAAGGGGTGACGCCAACTCCGGGCTGAGCCCGTCGGCCGGCCCGCATATTCACGCTGACATGCACTTCGCGCGGTCTGCTGGTCGCCGCCGACCGGGTTGAGCGACGAAGCCGACGGGGTTCTTCATTGCTCTGTAACCGCAAGCTGAGATTGTTCAGCTCTCTACCTTGCCTGAAAGATCGCAGGCGATAGCCTTTTGGTCGTGAAGAGATGATGGCACGCCGGAGGGCCCGGTGGTGAGCGCAAAACAGGATCACGCGGCTGAACACCTGATTCAGTACCTCCGGCAACTCGCTCCGCAGGTCCGGCGCCGCCTGCTTGCCGAACTGGAACGGCTGCATCTCCTCGGCGAGGACATTCCGCATTCCGAGCCATTGGTGGCGGCGCTGCGAGCCGAGTTTCGCAACACGGGCCAGAACCATTATCGCGTCGGAAATCCCTCGCGCTACTTCTTCGAGCCGCTCGAGCCGGTTCTGGTGGACGGCGCGCCGGAACGGGCCAATAGCGGCCAGATCGCCCGTGGATCGCTCGCGCCGATCTGGAGTCTCGTGACCGAGCAATTGCTGCGCAGCATGGCGGCGGACTACGTCGCCAGTGCGACGAAGGCCATCTCTGCCGGCAAGCAGCCCGAGGCGCGGCAGATGGCCCAGGCGTTCCAGAAGAAGGTTCTGACCTCTCTCAACGGCCAGCTGGGTTCTGCCGAGGGCGCAGCCGGCATTCGCGATGGGCTGATGGCCTATACCAGCTCGCATGCGACATTCGACGACCTCAAGAAGATGCTGCGCTACCTCGAACTGCAGCGGGAGCTCGAGGATTTTGGCCGTGCCCTTGCGCCGAAGATTGCCCGGCTCGAGGGCGCCGGCCTCGACAAGGCGCTCGGTCTGTTGAGCGCGCTCAAGGCCAGGCGCGTCGATGCCGTGCCGTTCGCGCTCACAATCCTCGCAAAGCGTCTGGAATCCCCCTGGGAGCTGCTGTCGGTCGCGACCGCTCCGGCCGACGACCGGGCTGCGGCGCGGATCGCGGAGGGGCCCTTCGCGCTTGCGGTTTCGATGGTGCTCGATCAGGTCGAGGAGAAGCGTCTCCTCCTGCTGTTTGCCCTCAGGAACAACCGCCCGGTGCGGGCCAAGGAGATCGTCGGCGAGATCTATCGGATCGAGGAGGCGCTGAGAACGCAGATCGAGCTTCAAGGGTCCGGCTGGGCCCAGCGTCTGGATGACCTGATGGCGGCCGTCCAGGCTGCCGTCACCGCGGAGATCAACAGCATTCCGGGCGACCACCGGCACCTGACGCACATTCTGGAATCGCCGCGGTTGCGACCCGGCCATTCCTTCGGCCACAAGGTCGGCCATATCTTCGAGAAGGGCTGGGACGCCGTGGCCGGCCTGCTCGCAGGCAACGCGAACTCAAGCGATCGTCGCGACAAGGTGTCGTGAACGCGTCCGCGGAGCGGCTTGTCCGCCCCGCTAGAGCGTGATCCAGAATCTCGTCGCGCTCGAGTCAGCCTCCTGTCTTGAGCGCCTTCTCCAGCTCCGGCATCAGCACGGTCTTGAGGTTCTGTGGCGTGACCGGGCCGACCAGCTTGTAGACGATGGTGCCTTCGCGCCCGACGACGAAGGTCTCCGGCACGCCGTAGACGCCCCATTCGATCGAGGCGCGGCCGTTGGCATCGACGCCGACGCGGCTGAACGGGTTGCCGTAGCGGCCGAGGAAGCGGCGCGCATTGTCCGCGGCGTCCTTGTAATTGATGCCGACCAGCTGGAAGCGCTCGTCCTTGGCCAGTTCGGTCAGGAGCGGGGCCTCGTCATGGCACGGCACGCACCAGGACGCCCAGACATTGACCAGGCTGACCTTGCCCTTGAAGGCGGCGGGATCGAGTCCCGGCACCGGCGCGTTGTCGGCCTGCAATCCCTCGAGTGGCGGCAGCACTGTCTGCGGTACCGGACGACCGATCAGCGCGGACGGAATTCGCGAGATATCGCCGCTGCCGAGCCGGAACCAGAACAGCAGCGCGAGGGCAATGAAGGCGATCAGCGGCAGCACCATCAGGAAGGTGCGGCGCTGCGGCGGCGCGGAGGTCGATTGATCGCTCATGACGCATCCACCGCGCTGCGGCCGGAGCGGCGGGTGATGCCGCTGCGCTCGAGCTCGCGCAGCCGCTGCGCCTGGTTGCGATAATCGAGCACGATCCA
The nucleotide sequence above comes from Bradyrhizobium sp. NDS-1. Encoded proteins:
- a CDS encoding RluA family pseudouridine synthase; translated protein: MLDVPELTAEEILSRVLHRDGLMLVIDKPSGLPVHRGPKGGANLEASFDALRFGLPRPPVLAHRLDKDTSGCLVLGRHRKATASLGLLFKHGKIGKTYWTVVEGGPAEDEGIIDMPLGRLNAERGWWQKPDPEGQKAITNWKVMGRGDGLTWLAMEPVTGRTHQLRVHSAATGWPIFGDNIYGNGPRFGEPKLHLHSREIVVPISRNKEPVRVVAPAPPHMHEKLRACGWNGE
- a CDS encoding septation protein A, whose protein sequence is MDKTQPHPLFKLATELGPLLVFFFVNAKFNLFAATGAFMVAIVAAMAASYMVTRHVPMMAIVTGVIVLVFGTLTLVLHDETFIKFKPTIIYGLFAAILGGGLLFGRSFIAVMFDQVFNLTPQGWRILTLRWALFFAGMAVLNEIIWRTQSTDFWVNFKVFGVLPLTAIFGVIQMPLIKRYHLEPASLEASEAEAGDVTKG
- the dapF gene encoding diaminopimelate epimerase, which gives rise to MSALANHAFAKMNGIGNEIVVVDMRASTAKVTPDDARAVASAKGGVAYDQLMVLQKPRLDGTEAFIRIYNNDGSEAGACGNGMRCVVRRIFEKTGQTTATFETEAGLLNAWQGPAPDLYTVDMGAPKFGWQDIPLAEEFRDTRYIELQIGPIDNPILHSPSVVSMGNPHAIFWVDDVNAYDLERFGPLLENHPIFPERANITLAHIVDPQHITIRTWERGAGLTRACGSAACATAVAAARLKRVERNVEITLPGGKLGIEWRERDDHVLMTGTATFEYEGKFDPALFAQAG
- the mtaB gene encoding tRNA (N(6)-L-threonylcarbamoyladenosine(37)-C(2))-methylthiotransferase MtaB, with the translated sequence MAVDIVTFGCRLNAFEAEVIRREAEGAGLSDTIVINSCAVTNEAVAQARQSIRKLKRERPGARIVVTGCAAQTQSSMFADMTEVDRVVGNDDKMRSSAWRETRSAFDLGASEKIAVSDIMAIREMAPHLVDGYASGLPRVFVQVQNGCDHRCTFCIIPYGRGNSRSVPMGAVVEQVRTLVERGHAEIVLTGVDLTSYGTDLPGAPKLGMLTKQILRHVPELRRLRISSIDSIEADDDLLDAVADDARLMPHLHLSLQSGDDMILKRMKRRHSRQDAIAFCDQVRRLRPDIAFGADIIAGFPTESEEMFSRSLDLVDECGLTFLHVFPYSPRPGTPAAKMPQVAGALIKERAKRLRAAGEAALRKRLQAEIGAAREVLIESEAQGRTEHYLPVAIAGERVGSVVPLRIVGSDGERLTT
- a CDS encoding SIMPL domain-containing protein is translated as MNKPAVVVTSLATVFATLLATPALADDFPSAISVSGEANVSVAPDLAQIDAGVASDAKTAKEASDANNAAMGKVLLALKGAGLAEKDYQTSRLSLQPQYGQNKSTGASPVVGFRASNRVTVKIRDVTKVAGIIDTLVSAGANDIGNISFEVTQASKLLDDAREQAVADARRKAEVYARATGVTLGAPLSVIEGGGPVPLFKGRMAAPMAAAPQAAVAPGEETLSVTVNVSWAIKAKEQ
- a CDS encoding GyrI-like domain-containing protein — its product is MFRFRRLALAALIPAAALSFGLPGALAQTSSPAPAGSASPMASPSPAPSASPSPAASASPAPAATPSPAPSPAASASPAPATSPSPAASASPSPAAPPPAAATTPAPVQTADPFGLETTLESRKVVMVKGTANWDSAFDTLVDAFKALNTLLDKQGIKQAGNSMIVYTSTDDTGFTFLAEIPVDQDPKSLPKDMSIGKSPDGKALKFVHRGSYDNMDNTYEAITNHLDDKRLEAKDTFIEEYLTDPLKTAEDKLVINVFVPLK
- a CDS encoding DUF2336 domain-containing protein, whose translation is MSKAELSIIDEVESAIRAGSAEKGLETARRVTALFLSSAGSFDDEQIALFDEVLERLIGTIELRALADMGARIALAEISAQLAPIAQAPPSVVRRLASNDEIRIAGPVLQESARLDDGELVKIASSKGEPHLLAMAGRWWLKEIVTDALLARRYPSVSRRLAANPGARVSGNGFAVMVAQAESDPELAVSVGVRVDLPSELRRRLLHSATDAVRARLLSRAPPHLFEEIQSAIAATAVGVEREMSAVRDFEGAKRAIAMLKATGQLSEATLFGFATQRRYEETAAALAALSGSTVEVIRPLMQSLRDDGLLVACKAAQLNWETTTAVLESRFATGAMKPADLARAQAHYAHMTLDNARRTLRFWQVRAS
- a CDS encoding DsbE family thiol:disulfide interchange protein; this encodes MSDQSTSAPPQRRTFLMVLPLIAFIALALLFWFRLGSGDISRIPSALIGRPVPQTVLPPLEGLQADNAPVPGLDPAAFKGKVSLVNVWASWCVPCHDEAPLLTELAKDERFQLVGINYKDAADNARRFLGRYGNPFSRVGVDANGRASIEWGVYGVPETFVVGREGTIVYKLVGPVTPQNLKTVLMPELEKALKTGG
- the ccmD gene encoding heme exporter protein CcmD, whose product is MMSLGPYASFIVTSYAAVAVVVAILIGWIVLDYRNQAQRLRELERSGITRRSGRSAVDAS
- the ftsY gene encoding signal recognition particle-docking protein FtsY — encoded protein: MNDTSETPKLSWWRRLSNGLKRTSSSLGTAVADLVTKRKLDRAMLDDIEDVLLRADLGTSVAVRIADAVGTGRYDKAISADEVKDVVATEVEKVLAPVARPLEIDTARKPFVILVVGVNGSGKTTTIGKLSQKFASEGRKVMLAAGDTFRAAAIEQLKVWGERTKTPVIAGAQGSDSASLAFNALTAAKEQGIDVLLIDTAGRLQNKAELMNELEKVVRVIRKVDDTAPHAVLLVLDATVGQNALSQVEAFHRTAGVTGLVMTKLDGTARGGILVALAEKFKLPVHFIGVGEGVDDLAPFTARDFARAIAGIES
- a CDS encoding MBL fold metallo-hydrolase, with the protein product MPITRRRLFGLLAGAGALVGVSSLWMSRMKTYDGPASDHFDGLTFFDPDGAPPKSLREVLRWQLGGKRQRATWPDWAPSPHADTPPARVDGGNVRLSFVGHASWLIQTGGLNILVDPVWSERVSPVAWAGPKRHNDPGIAFEKLPKIDVVLVSHGHYDHLDIATLSRLTKNFAPRVVTPLGNDVTMRSWDSTIRVEAFDWHDRVELGGGVAVHLVPTRHWTARGMFDRNKALWASFVLETPAGKVYVVCDSGYGDGTHFRRVAEKHGPLRLAILPIGAYEPRWFMRDQHMNPADAVKALADCGAEAALGHHHGTFQLTDEAIDAPAKALVEALDAAKIPQERFVAMMPGQVVEI